A single genomic interval of Candidatus Alcyoniella australis harbors:
- the hisG gene encoding ATP phosphoribosyltransferase has protein sequence MSARRATLALPSKGSLHQSAIEFLGRCGLKVAGGGRSYSGTLIGIDGMDLLFCRAEEVARRLCDGTADAGITGLDLFHEDQEHTHGLSCLIQELGFGAASLVTAVPQMWIDVTRIEDLIELAPQFLEAHGRTLRVGTSFPNLTRSFLGKRGLTAYALVRGQGAIEAMPASGRADLVVDLTSSGVTLAQNGLRRLDDGVILESQACLVGRPLDPGSTSEAVARLCGRMLATIEARNSLEFRAQVDCEMERLVAGLDELGARLVSQAPSDAGMRVEIVAPANALDRLVALLRDCGAEQVAVHRAEYIF, from the coding sequence ATGAGCGCCCGACGCGCGACGCTGGCTCTGCCGAGCAAGGGCAGCCTGCACCAATCGGCAATCGAGTTTCTCGGCCGTTGCGGACTCAAGGTCGCGGGCGGAGGCCGCAGCTACAGCGGCACGCTTATCGGGATCGACGGGATGGACCTGCTGTTCTGTCGTGCCGAGGAGGTCGCCCGGCGGCTGTGCGACGGCACGGCCGACGCGGGGATTACCGGCCTGGACCTGTTTCACGAGGACCAGGAGCATACGCATGGGCTGAGCTGCCTGATCCAGGAATTGGGGTTCGGCGCGGCGAGCCTGGTGACGGCGGTGCCGCAGATGTGGATCGACGTGACCCGGATCGAGGATCTGATCGAGCTCGCGCCGCAGTTCCTCGAAGCGCACGGCAGGACGTTGCGCGTGGGCACGAGCTTTCCCAACCTGACGCGGAGCTTTCTGGGCAAGCGCGGTCTAACCGCCTATGCGCTGGTGCGCGGGCAGGGGGCGATCGAGGCGATGCCCGCCTCGGGACGCGCGGACCTGGTCGTCGACCTGACTTCCAGCGGTGTAACCCTGGCCCAGAATGGGCTAAGGCGCCTGGACGACGGCGTGATCCTCGAATCGCAGGCCTGTCTGGTTGGACGGCCTCTGGATCCCGGATCCACGAGCGAGGCGGTGGCGCGGCTGTGCGGGAGGATGCTGGCCACGATCGAGGCGCGCAACTCGCTGGAGTTCAGGGCGCAGGTCGACTGCGAAATGGAGCGGCTCGTTGCCGGGCTGGACGAACTCGGCGCACGGCTGGTCAGCCAAGCGCCCTCGGACGCGGGCATGCGCGTCGAGATCGTTGCGCCTGCCAATGCCCTGGATCGGCTGGTGGCCCTGC
- a CDS encoding ATP phosphoribosyltransferase regulatory subunit, translating to MSPNRSVAGMVVNLPEQAQRLSSAAAEACAVLAQRGYGKIDVPVIEPVEPFLLRSGEVVRRSMYVFEDPGGHEVCLRPEMTIPVIRAFAAHMTDRPRPLRLFYDGPVFRHRPAAAGRPRQERQVGAELIGAEDRLAADAEIISTAIAAIDAIGCNDAVLALSDFSLVGTLIDALDLPQHACRRLINLLNHPAALQRAISDEEPQEPALPDALAQLEREQGVQLVLKIISGMPLQQVGQRDPRRIAERFWDTQIVRSSFTLDNATRKLLRDVSSICGSPQQALRSLAKITATFADEICQPLERLERLIEMIDKAVGSGERLLLDFGLSRPFAYYSGMIFELRRGERVIGGGGRYDPLVKMIDPRLDVDAVGFAVSLQGALAIDGEEG from the coding sequence ATGAGTCCCAACAGGTCGGTGGCGGGAATGGTGGTCAACCTACCCGAGCAGGCGCAACGCCTCAGCTCGGCCGCGGCCGAGGCCTGTGCTGTGCTGGCGCAGCGCGGATACGGCAAGATCGACGTGCCGGTGATCGAGCCGGTGGAGCCGTTTTTGCTGCGCTCGGGCGAGGTCGTGCGCCGCTCGATGTACGTGTTCGAGGACCCCGGCGGGCACGAGGTCTGCCTGCGGCCCGAGATGACGATTCCGGTGATTCGCGCATTTGCCGCGCACATGACCGACCGTCCGCGGCCGCTACGGCTGTTTTACGACGGCCCGGTATTTCGCCATCGTCCGGCAGCCGCCGGCAGGCCGCGCCAGGAACGCCAGGTTGGGGCCGAATTGATCGGGGCTGAAGACCGGCTGGCGGCCGACGCCGAGATTATCTCCACGGCAATCGCCGCGATCGACGCGATCGGTTGCAACGACGCTGTGCTGGCGCTGAGCGACTTCTCGTTGGTCGGCACGCTGATCGACGCGCTGGACCTGCCGCAGCACGCCTGTCGTCGGCTGATCAACCTGCTCAATCATCCGGCGGCGCTGCAACGCGCGATATCCGACGAGGAGCCGCAGGAGCCGGCGTTGCCCGACGCCCTGGCGCAGCTCGAGCGCGAGCAGGGAGTCCAGCTGGTATTGAAGATCATCTCAGGCATGCCGCTGCAGCAGGTGGGGCAGCGCGATCCGCGCCGGATCGCCGAGCGCTTTTGGGATACGCAGATCGTACGCAGCTCGTTTACTCTGGACAACGCCACGCGCAAGCTGCTGCGCGACGTGTCCTCGATCTGCGGATCGCCGCAGCAGGCACTCAGAAGTCTGGCGAAGATCACCGCGACTTTTGCCGATGAGATTTGCCAACCGCTGGAGCGGCTGGAACGACTGATCGAGATGATCGACAAAGCGGTCGGCAGCGGGGAGCGGCTGCTGCTCGACTTCGGCCTGAGCCGCCCCTTTGCCTACTACAGCGGGATGATCTTCGAGCTGCGGCGCGGCGAGCGAGTGATCGGCGGCGGCGGCCGCTACGATCCCCTGGTGAAAATGATCGATCCGCGGCTTGATGTCGACGCCGTGGGTTTCGCCGTCTCGCTCCAAGGCGCGCTGGCGATCGATGGGGAGGAAGGATGA
- a CDS encoding aromatic amino acid lyase — protein sequence MDFLSAPRLCKKIRRVTLDGLSLNVEQIVAVARHRARVRIAPEARRRMDCCRALVDVLLERQAVVYGLTTGFGRLRDKIIEPEDVGRLQRNLIRSHACGVGEPLPEDVVRATMLLRANALCQGHSGIRAEVVQRLVQMLNDDIFPFIPAKGSVGASGDLAPLSHLALVLMGDDQGRVMRPRDREPDGDHDRGRFWSHLCVDDFERLPQSSREFERLAKSRDWKFRPIELRAKEGLALNNGTQLMAALGVLGLYDSMQMLKAVEIAHTASIEAQKAVPYAYDERLAQVRPQPFQLEVSRRIRGYIEGSDIIRWHLNSAYVNRAILRLLDAEKDLADLTKHSGEADAQVLLRCKSDIDQIAGRLREFLDSPARRYRQGLRLAQQSRQQTVAWEPEIRSQIRAFRLALSDTEQALTEVYRTMLARRFPPADKARDHVADALRDLAHSVPSAPPFQDDYSFRCIPQVVACAYQACLNTYEVLRIEINSATDNPLLFPPEPPEGFGSMSPAQYRRWLTSDAELIERSLGSVIGGGNFHGEPLAIILDYLAIALSELASISERRIAHLVDEDVSSGLPAFLVQHSGLNSGFMVPQYTAAALVSENKVLTHPASTDSIPTCAGSEDHVSMGPISARKCREVIDNAEQVIAIELLTAFQALHFRLPFKPGAMTRRLMTTLKREGVEFLENDRVLFPDIDRVVRLIRNGTLAGLAEEMDRRRSRQG from the coding sequence ATGGATTTTCTGTCCGCTCCCAGGCTGTGCAAAAAAATCCGGCGGGTCACGCTCGACGGACTTTCGTTGAACGTAGAGCAGATAGTGGCCGTGGCGCGCCACCGCGCGCGAGTGCGCATCGCCCCCGAGGCACGGCGGCGGATGGACTGTTGCCGCGCGCTGGTCGACGTGCTGCTCGAACGCCAGGCCGTGGTCTACGGCCTGACCACGGGCTTCGGCCGACTGCGCGATAAAATCATCGAGCCCGAGGATGTGGGTCGGCTGCAACGCAACCTGATCCGCAGCCACGCCTGCGGCGTGGGAGAACCGCTGCCCGAGGACGTGGTGCGGGCGACGATGCTTTTGCGGGCCAACGCCCTGTGCCAAGGGCACTCGGGGATCAGAGCCGAGGTGGTCCAGCGCTTGGTCCAGATGCTCAACGACGACATCTTCCCGTTCATCCCGGCCAAGGGCTCGGTCGGGGCCTCGGGCGACCTGGCGCCGCTGTCGCACCTGGCGCTGGTATTAATGGGCGACGACCAGGGCCGCGTGATGCGTCCCCGCGACCGCGAACCCGACGGCGACCACGATCGGGGTCGGTTCTGGAGTCATTTGTGTGTCGACGATTTCGAACGACTGCCCCAATCGTCGCGTGAGTTCGAGCGGCTGGCCAAATCACGGGATTGGAAGTTTCGACCGATCGAGCTGCGCGCCAAGGAGGGCCTGGCGCTGAACAACGGCACCCAGCTGATGGCCGCCCTGGGAGTGCTCGGCCTGTACGATTCGATGCAGATGCTCAAGGCGGTCGAGATCGCTCACACCGCGAGCATCGAGGCGCAGAAGGCCGTGCCGTATGCCTATGACGAACGGTTGGCCCAAGTCCGGCCGCAGCCGTTCCAGCTCGAGGTCAGCCGGCGCATTCGCGGGTACATCGAGGGCAGCGACATCATCCGCTGGCACCTCAACTCGGCTTACGTCAATCGCGCGATCCTGCGTCTGCTCGACGCCGAAAAGGACCTGGCCGACTTGACCAAGCACAGCGGCGAGGCCGACGCCCAGGTACTGTTGCGCTGCAAATCCGATATCGATCAGATCGCCGGGCGGCTGCGCGAATTTCTCGACAGCCCGGCGCGCCGCTATCGCCAGGGCCTGCGTCTGGCACAGCAGTCGCGACAGCAGACCGTGGCCTGGGAACCGGAGATCAGAAGCCAGATCCGCGCCTTCCGACTGGCGCTGTCCGATACCGAACAGGCTCTGACCGAGGTCTACCGCACGATGCTGGCGCGGCGCTTTCCACCGGCGGACAAGGCGCGCGATCACGTGGCCGACGCCCTGCGCGATCTGGCACACTCGGTCCCCTCGGCGCCGCCGTTCCAGGACGACTACTCGTTCCGCTGCATACCGCAGGTCGTTGCCTGCGCCTACCAGGCGTGTCTGAATACTTACGAGGTGCTGCGAATCGAGATCAACTCGGCCACGGACAACCCGCTGCTGTTTCCACCCGAGCCGCCCGAGGGTTTCGGATCGATGAGCCCGGCCCAATATCGCCGTTGGCTGACCAGCGACGCGGAGCTGATCGAGCGCAGCCTGGGTTCGGTGATCGGCGGCGGCAACTTCCACGGCGAGCCGCTGGCGATCATCCTGGACTACCTGGCCATCGCGCTGAGCGAGCTGGCCAGCATCTCCGAGCGGCGGATCGCGCACCTGGTGGACGAGGACGTCTCATCGGGGCTGCCGGCGTTTCTGGTGCAGCATTCGGGGCTCAACTCTGGGTTTATGGTGCCGCAGTACACGGCCGCGGCCCTGGTCTCGGAGAACAAGGTGCTGACCCATCCGGCGTCCACCGATTCGATCCCGACCTGCGCCGGGAGCGAGGACCACGTGAGCATGGGGCCGATCTCGGCGCGCAAATGCCGCGAGGTGATCGACAACGCCGAGCAGGTGATTGCCATCGAGCTGTTGACCGCGTTCCAGGCGCTGCACTTCCGCCTGCCGTTCAAACCCGGAGCGATGACCCGCAGGCTGATGACGACGCTCAAGCGCGAAGGTGTCGAGTTCTTAGAGAACGACCGAGTGCTGTTCCCCGATATCGATCGGGTGGTGCGGCTGATCAGGAACGGAACCCTCGCCGGTTTGGCCGAGGAGATGGATAGACGGAGGTCAAGGCAAGGATGA
- the hisS gene encoding histidine--tRNA ligase, whose protein sequence is MADFVRPRTLPGFQDFLPSRQMARLELIQRVRTVYERHGFSPIDTPALEYREVLLGQGEVEKEIYHFVDDDDNQVGLRFDLTVPLARVCSEHSKQLVWPLRVYHCANVWRAEKHKPGRFREFAQFDADIVGEPAVWADVEILTMVHRTLCAIGMSDSLIKISHRGILQALIAKAGIDEQQSFGVLRTLDKLDRLGWEKVRLLLGNAPQQMVDGIDAPPLGLSTVAVDTIERFLAIRGDALDQLAQLVEFFHGVERADEALSDLRNIVEALPANDVPADAFCIDLSIARGLDYYTGMIFEAMLRSAPQIGTVFGGGRYDGLVGRFSKRSLPATGASIGVDRVMAAMEMLGLIQQRPSTAEVLIVVFDDALRPECFGIAAQLRGAGINTVLYSGTRKIKHQFKHGDDLGVRVVVLLGSDELNNGTVQIRSMAGEFVDKDNRSKQTEVPRERLVPEVLSLLGRGE, encoded by the coding sequence TTGGCCGATTTCGTCAGACCGCGGACCCTGCCCGGGTTCCAGGATTTCCTGCCCTCGCGGCAGATGGCGCGCCTCGAGTTAATCCAGCGCGTGCGCACGGTCTACGAGCGGCACGGGTTCTCGCCGATCGACACCCCGGCGTTGGAGTACCGCGAGGTGCTGCTGGGCCAGGGCGAGGTCGAGAAGGAGATCTACCACTTCGTGGATGACGACGACAACCAGGTCGGGCTGCGTTTCGACCTGACCGTGCCGCTGGCCAGGGTCTGCTCGGAGCACTCCAAACAGCTCGTCTGGCCGTTGCGGGTCTACCATTGCGCCAACGTCTGGCGCGCGGAGAAGCACAAGCCGGGGCGCTTTCGCGAGTTCGCCCAGTTCGACGCGGACATCGTGGGCGAGCCCGCGGTCTGGGCCGATGTCGAGATTTTAACCATGGTCCACCGCACCTTGTGCGCCATCGGCATGTCCGACTCGCTGATCAAGATCAGTCACCGCGGGATACTGCAGGCCTTGATCGCCAAGGCCGGCATCGACGAGCAGCAGAGCTTCGGTGTGCTGCGCACCCTGGATAAGCTCGACCGGCTGGGCTGGGAAAAAGTGCGGCTCCTGCTGGGCAACGCGCCGCAGCAGATGGTCGATGGGATCGACGCGCCGCCGCTGGGCTTGTCGACCGTTGCGGTCGATACGATCGAACGTTTCCTGGCGATCAGGGGCGACGCGCTTGATCAGCTTGCACAGCTGGTCGAATTCTTCCACGGCGTGGAGCGCGCCGACGAGGCGCTGTCGGATTTGCGCAACATCGTCGAGGCGCTGCCGGCCAACGACGTTCCGGCTGATGCGTTCTGCATCGACCTCTCGATCGCCCGCGGGCTGGATTACTACACCGGGATGATCTTCGAGGCGATGCTGCGTAGCGCGCCGCAGATCGGGACGGTGTTCGGCGGCGGACGCTACGACGGCCTGGTTGGACGCTTCAGCAAACGTTCGCTGCCCGCCACCGGCGCCTCGATCGGCGTGGACCGGGTGATGGCGGCCATGGAGATGCTTGGGCTGATCCAGCAGCGGCCCTCGACCGCCGAGGTGCTGATCGTGGTCTTCGATGACGCACTGCGGCCCGAGTGCTTCGGCATCGCCGCCCAGTTGCGCGGGGCGGGGATCAACACGGTACTCTATTCGGGCACGCGCAAGATAAAGCACCAGTTCAAACACGGCGACGACCTGGGCGTGCGCGTAGTCGTGCTGCTGGGCTCGGACGAGCTTAATAACGGTACAGTGCAGATCCGCTCGATGGCGGGCGAGTTCGTTGACAAGGATAATCGCAGCAAGCAGACCGAGGTGCCGCGGGAACGTTTGGTGCCCGAGGTGCTAAGCCTACTGGGACGAGGGGAATAG
- a CDS encoding GDSL-type esterase/lipase family protein, producing the protein MERRVFFKLWKPIRTILWALSVVLVLLVLLEFAAVYLEQQGLLWQELESDNPTSIFEIKGDTVQVVEPESDLTDEFTAIKPEGEFRMFILGDSFAQSFPYKTMCPMSRWIERELLLRYPTRRFRIINAGAGTPGSSDVLRIFNEALGYQPDAILVSMGNNETMAGSTPSHNYQDDKLALVRILRRALLDNVNQEPPVDLNPEQMRDIFCDNIRQMQRRARQANVELILATIPINHKDRAWGLMYRRAERLAELQSSRPLEDLELGDELEGAVRLFLQGDYAAAEQLVRGRIDPYSRYLRANCLEQLGMIDQAQGIYAGLNANLYLELFNQIVRQEAQRSKTTFIDLNELVMQMSVHGIADRNLYYDTCHLRWYGYSRLGMQIADVVDHNYLEGGTDELTTVDNAQHRARLAIFSKEQYIQDAAALGAGYLLLRMQVPLIDVFSYHMLH; encoded by the coding sequence ATGGAACGGCGCGTTTTTTTTAAGCTATGGAAGCCGATCCGTACAATCCTTTGGGCGCTGTCGGTCGTGCTGGTTCTGTTGGTGCTGCTCGAATTCGCCGCCGTCTATCTGGAACAACAGGGATTGCTGTGGCAGGAACTCGAATCCGACAATCCAACGAGCATCTTCGAGATCAAGGGCGACACGGTTCAGGTAGTTGAACCCGAGAGTGATTTGACCGATGAGTTCACGGCGATCAAGCCCGAGGGTGAGTTCCGAATGTTCATCCTCGGCGACTCCTTTGCCCAAAGTTTTCCCTATAAAACCATGTGCCCGATGAGTCGCTGGATCGAGCGCGAATTGTTGTTGCGTTATCCGACGAGGCGCTTCCGCATCATCAATGCCGGTGCCGGCACCCCCGGATCTTCGGACGTTCTACGGATTTTTAACGAGGCGCTGGGCTATCAGCCCGACGCGATTCTGGTCTCAATGGGCAACAATGAGACGATGGCCGGGTCAACTCCAAGCCATAATTATCAAGACGATAAACTGGCGCTGGTGAGGATTTTACGCAGGGCGCTATTGGATAATGTGAACCAGGAACCGCCGGTCGATCTCAATCCCGAGCAGATGCGGGATATTTTTTGCGACAACATACGGCAAATGCAGCGTCGAGCAAGGCAGGCGAACGTTGAGCTGATTCTGGCGACGATTCCGATCAATCACAAGGATCGGGCGTGGGGCTTGATGTATCGTCGTGCGGAGAGGCTCGCTGAACTGCAAAGCAGCCGCCCGCTGGAAGATCTTGAGCTGGGCGATGAATTGGAAGGTGCGGTCCGGCTTTTTCTCCAGGGCGATTACGCGGCCGCCGAGCAGCTTGTGCGCGGAAGGATCGATCCTTATTCGCGATACCTGCGCGCGAACTGCCTGGAGCAACTGGGCATGATCGATCAAGCGCAGGGAATCTACGCCGGTCTGAACGCCAACTTATATCTGGAGCTGTTCAACCAAATCGTTCGCCAGGAGGCTCAGCGCTCCAAAACGACGTTTATCGACCTGAACGAGTTGGTGATGCAGATGTCCGTCCACGGAATCGCCGACCGCAACCTGTATTACGACACCTGCCATCTACGCTGGTACGGGTATTCGCGGCTGGGAATGCAGATCGCCGACGTGGTAGACCACAATTATCTTGAGGGCGGAACGGACGAACTTACGACCGTTGACAACGCGCAGCACCGAGCACGGCTCGCTATCTTTTCCAAAGAGCAATACATCCAAGATGCGGCGGCGTTGGGCGCAGGATATCTGCTTTTGCGTATGCAGGTGCCGCTGATCGACGTGTTCAGCTATCACATGCTGCATTGA
- the asnS gene encoding asparagine--tRNA ligase — translation MSEVTIEQAAQLIGQNVTIKGWLYNRRSSKKLHFLQIRDGSGYIQAVMFKPEVGDEVFEAAGRIPFESSVILSGEAKADERSPLGYEIGVSELRVVNEARDEYPISKKEHGVDFLMEHRHLWLRSKRQHAILRVRAELVAAIRDYFDSNGFLLVDAPIFTPAACEGTTTLFQTDYFGDKAYLTQSGQLYMEAAAMAHGKVYCFGPTFRAEKSKTRRHLTEFWMVEPEVAFLDLDGDMDLAEDFLCYIVQRVVSKREPELRLLERDLSKLELVRKPFPRISYDQAVALIREQGLEFEDEDDFGAEHETAISKNYDRPVMIHRYPSAVKAFYMKRDPQRPQRALCVDVIAPEGVGEIIGGGQREDELDLLQQRIDEHGLPREAFQWYLDLRRYGGVPHAGFGLGVERTVGWLCGVPHVREVIPFPRLMTRIYP, via the coding sequence ATGAGCGAAGTCACCATCGAACAGGCGGCGCAACTGATCGGCCAAAACGTCACGATCAAGGGCTGGCTGTACAACCGGCGTTCGTCCAAGAAACTGCACTTCTTACAGATCAGGGACGGCTCGGGCTACATCCAGGCGGTGATGTTCAAGCCCGAGGTGGGCGATGAGGTGTTCGAGGCCGCGGGCCGGATCCCCTTTGAGTCCAGCGTGATCCTCAGCGGCGAGGCCAAGGCCGACGAGCGCAGCCCGCTGGGGTACGAGATCGGCGTAAGCGAGCTGCGAGTCGTGAACGAGGCGCGCGATGAATACCCGATCTCCAAGAAGGAGCACGGCGTCGATTTCCTGATGGAGCACCGCCACCTGTGGCTGCGCAGCAAACGTCAGCACGCGATTCTGCGGGTTCGCGCCGAGCTGGTGGCCGCGATCCGCGACTACTTCGACTCCAACGGCTTTTTATTGGTCGACGCGCCGATCTTCACCCCCGCGGCCTGCGAGGGCACGACCACGCTGTTTCAGACCGATTACTTCGGCGACAAGGCCTATCTCACGCAGTCCGGGCAGCTGTACATGGAGGCCGCGGCCATGGCCCATGGCAAGGTCTACTGCTTCGGCCCGACCTTCCGCGCCGAGAAGAGCAAGACGCGGCGTCACCTCACCGAGTTCTGGATGGTCGAGCCCGAGGTGGCGTTCCTCGATCTCGATGGCGACATGGACTTGGCCGAGGATTTTCTTTGCTACATCGTCCAGCGCGTGGTGAGCAAACGCGAGCCCGAACTGCGCCTGCTCGAGCGCGATCTGAGCAAGCTCGAATTGGTGCGCAAGCCGTTTCCGCGCATCAGCTACGACCAGGCAGTGGCCTTGATCCGCGAGCAGGGGCTCGAGTTCGAGGATGAGGACGATTTCGGCGCGGAGCACGAGACCGCGATTTCGAAAAATTACGACCGGCCGGTGATGATTCATCGCTACCCGTCGGCGGTCAAGGCGTTCTACATGAAGCGCGACCCGCAGCGTCCCCAGCGGGCGTTATGCGTGGACGTGATCGCGCCCGAGGGCGTGGGCGAGATCATCGGCGGCGGCCAGCGCGAGGACGAGCTGGACCTGCTGCAACAACGCATCGACGAGCACGGGCTGCCGCGCGAGGCCTTCCAGTGGTACCTGGACCTGCGGCGCTACGGCGGCGTGCCCCACGCCGGATTCGGCCTGGGGGTCGAGCGCACCGTGGGCTGGCTGTGCGGCGTGCCGCACGTGCGCGAGGTGATCCCGTTCCCGCGGCTGATGACCAGAATCTACCCATAG
- the aspS gene encoding aspartate--tRNA ligase: protein MQFDNLNDRRRTQMCGEPRRADVGSRATLFGWVHSRRDLGGMVFVDLRDRSGICQVVIDPSRDEQLYERSRSIRSEWVVGVSGQINARPDDQLNPDRPTGEVELLVDELLIFSQAQTPPFTIRDEIDANEDLRLKYRYLDLRRPSLQRMLVLRHEINRMTREYLSDKGFLELETPVLTKSTPEGARDYIVPSRVNPGDFYALPQSPQLFKQLFMVAGFDRYFQIVRCFRDEDLRADRQPEFTQIDVEASFISPDELFEIIEGLVDVIWQKAVGHQPPRPFPRMPFDEARARFGSDKPDTRFGMELCELGDLAQGCGFGVFEKAVEAGGTVGAIVAPGCAGWSRKQTDALGEFVKIYGAKGLAVVKNTDEGRGSGVGKFLEPKALEKMIQRCGAAQGDLLLFVADKRNVVLDALGALRLKLGAELELIDENKWNFLWVVDFPLLEWNEQEQRFFSMHHPFTSPADEDLEKLESDPGSVRAKGYDLVLNGSEIGGGSIRIHRQDVQQRVFQALGLSEEKARLKFGFLLDALTYGAPPHGGIALGMDRIVMLLARAKGIRDVIAFPKTQRATCLMTGSPSEVDPEQLEELKISIVKQDKE, encoded by the coding sequence ATGCAATTCGACAATTTGAACGATCGGCGTCGCACGCAGATGTGCGGCGAACCGCGCAGGGCCGACGTGGGCTCGCGTGCTACGCTGTTTGGTTGGGTCCACTCGCGCCGCGATCTGGGCGGGATGGTCTTCGTCGATCTGCGCGACCGCAGCGGGATCTGTCAAGTAGTGATCGATCCCTCGCGCGACGAGCAACTCTACGAGCGCAGCCGCAGCATCAGGTCCGAATGGGTGGTCGGCGTCAGCGGCCAGATCAACGCTCGTCCCGACGATCAGCTTAATCCCGACCGTCCCACGGGCGAGGTTGAACTGCTGGTGGACGAGCTGCTGATCTTCTCGCAGGCCCAGACGCCGCCGTTCACCATCCGCGACGAGATCGACGCCAACGAGGATCTGCGATTGAAGTACCGCTACCTGGACCTGCGGCGACCCTCGCTGCAGCGCATGCTGGTACTGCGGCACGAGATCAACCGCATGACCCGCGAGTACCTGTCGGACAAGGGATTCCTCGAGTTGGAGACCCCGGTGCTGACCAAGAGTACGCCCGAGGGCGCGCGCGACTACATCGTTCCCAGCCGGGTCAACCCCGGCGACTTCTACGCGCTGCCTCAGAGCCCGCAGCTGTTCAAGCAACTGTTCATGGTCGCAGGATTCGACCGCTATTTTCAGATCGTGCGTTGCTTTCGAGACGAGGACCTGCGCGCCGATCGCCAACCCGAGTTCACCCAGATCGATGTTGAGGCCAGCTTCATCAGCCCTGACGAGCTGTTCGAAATCATCGAGGGATTGGTCGACGTGATCTGGCAAAAGGCCGTGGGCCACCAGCCGCCGCGACCCTTCCCGCGCATGCCCTTTGACGAGGCCCGGGCGCGCTTCGGCTCGGACAAACCCGATACGCGCTTTGGCATGGAGCTGTGCGAGCTGGGCGATCTGGCCCAGGGCTGCGGATTCGGCGTGTTCGAGAAGGCGGTGGAGGCCGGCGGAACCGTGGGCGCGATTGTGGCCCCGGGCTGCGCCGGCTGGTCGCGCAAGCAGACCGACGCCCTGGGCGAGTTCGTCAAGATCTACGGCGCCAAGGGGCTGGCCGTGGTCAAGAACACGGACGAAGGGCGCGGCTCGGGCGTGGGAAAGTTTCTCGAACCCAAGGCGTTGGAAAAAATGATCCAGCGTTGCGGCGCGGCCCAGGGCGACCTGCTGCTGTTCGTGGCCGACAAACGCAATGTAGTGCTCGACGCACTGGGCGCATTGCGACTCAAGCTCGGCGCCGAGCTGGAGCTGATCGACGAGAACAAGTGGAACTTCCTCTGGGTGGTCGACTTCCCGCTTTTGGAATGGAACGAACAGGAACAACGCTTTTTTTCGATGCACCATCCGTTCACCAGTCCGGCCGACGAAGACCTGGAAAAACTCGAGAGCGATCCGGGGTCGGTGCGCGCCAAGGGTTACGACTTGGTGCTCAACGGCTCGGAGATCGGCGGCGGCTCGATCCGTATTCATCGCCAGGACGTGCAGCAGCGCGTATTCCAGGCACTGGGTCTAAGCGAGGAAAAGGCGCGGCTGAAGTTCGGCTTCCTGCTCGACGCGTTGACCTACGGCGCGCCGCCCCACGGCGGAATCGCCCTGGGCATGGACCGCATCGTGATGCTGCTGGCCCGCGCCAAGGGAATACGCGACGTGATCGCCTTTCCCAAGACCCAGCGCGCGACCTGCCTGATGACCGGTTCGCCCAGCGAGGTCGACCCCGAGCAGCTCGAGGAGCTGAAAATCAGCATCGTGAAACAGGACAAAGAGTAG